The following are encoded in a window of Rubellicoccus peritrichatus genomic DNA:
- a CDS encoding bifunctional UDP-3-O-[3-hydroxymyristoyl] N-acetylglucosamine deacetylase/3-hydroxyacyl-ACP dehydratase translates to MKQRSILRDATIKGKALHTGEEVTLTLKPAEPNTGIVFRRVDLYGKPEVKPSVDLVSDVVRSTTITDGHTKIHTIEHVLSALHGCGIDNAVVEMDASEPPILDGSAKLYVNLIHEAEPVEQDADREYIEIKEPVSVTYGSSSLIALPYDGLKITCTSADDRGIHTQHIALDIDPEEYMAQVAPARTFTIYEDIEELLKLGKIQGGSLDSAIVIKGDKILSKEPLRFKEEFARHKILDIVGDVMLLGKPLKAHIIAVRPGHRLNVELSKAIIKSLEKPEGAKEKAKRGPAYVLPTEDSLNIRRILDTLPHRYPFVMVDRVVEFKSEKELVAIKNVTINEPYFQGHFPGHPVMPGVLQIEAMAQAAGILMLRQVSSEDTIAFFMSCDKVKFRQAVTPGDQLEIHVKITKNRGKKIGVAEGKCLVAGKVVSSAELMFAIVDAGQDT, encoded by the coding sequence ATGAAGCAACGCTCGATTTTACGTGACGCCACAATAAAAGGGAAAGCCCTCCATACCGGAGAGGAAGTCACGCTGACCCTGAAACCCGCTGAGCCCAATACAGGGATCGTTTTTCGCCGTGTAGACCTTTATGGCAAACCGGAAGTCAAACCGAGTGTAGATCTGGTCAGCGACGTGGTGCGTAGCACAACAATCACTGATGGCCACACCAAGATTCATACGATTGAACATGTGCTAAGTGCCCTGCATGGCTGTGGCATCGATAATGCCGTAGTCGAAATGGATGCTTCAGAGCCACCAATTCTTGATGGCTCGGCCAAACTTTACGTCAACCTGATCCATGAGGCTGAACCAGTCGAGCAAGACGCTGATCGCGAGTATATTGAAATCAAAGAGCCGGTTTCCGTCACCTACGGCAGCAGCTCGCTGATTGCCCTTCCCTATGACGGTCTGAAAATCACCTGCACAAGCGCTGATGACCGCGGTATCCACACCCAACATATTGCCCTGGATATCGATCCTGAGGAGTATATGGCGCAAGTCGCGCCAGCCCGGACCTTTACGATCTACGAGGATATCGAGGAGCTGTTAAAACTTGGAAAAATCCAAGGCGGTTCACTGGATTCAGCAATCGTTATCAAAGGCGACAAAATCCTCTCCAAGGAACCATTGCGCTTCAAAGAAGAATTTGCCCGCCACAAAATCCTGGATATCGTCGGCGACGTTATGCTTCTGGGCAAACCGCTTAAGGCTCACATCATTGCAGTGCGCCCCGGACATCGCCTCAATGTCGAGTTGTCCAAAGCGATTATCAAATCCCTGGAAAAGCCCGAGGGAGCCAAAGAAAAAGCGAAACGCGGGCCAGCCTATGTCCTCCCCACGGAAGACTCATTGAACATTCGTAGAATTCTAGACACCTTACCGCACCGCTACCCCTTCGTGATGGTTGATCGTGTTGTCGAGTTCAAGAGTGAGAAAGAACTCGTTGCGATCAAGAACGTGACGATCAACGAACCTTATTTTCAAGGGCACTTTCCTGGGCATCCAGTGATGCCTGGCGTGCTTCAGATCGAAGCAATGGCCCAGGCAGCAGGTATTCTGATGCTCCGCCAGGTCAGCTCTGAGGACACAATCGCGTTCTTCATGAGCTGTGACAAAGTAAAGTTCCGCCAAGCCGTCACGCCTGGTGACCAACTCGAGATTCACGTAAAAATCACCAAAAACCGCGGCAAAAAAATCGGTGTGGCCGAAGGCAAATGCCTCGTCGCCGGAAAAGTGGTTTCCTCTGCGGAACTGATGTTCGCCATCGTGGATGCCGGACAAGACACCTAG
- a CDS encoding aminopeptidase codes for MDPRINQLAEVLTGFSTSLKKGEKVLIETYDVPDEVSLAIARAARDLGADPSFIIRRSRVMREFIIGGNPKAFRAEAAVELKRMQGVNAYIAVRGSNNIFESSDIPSDQMAAYLKAMKPVLDHRVNKTRWVVLRWPTGSMAQQAMMSTEAFEDFFFRVCTLDYARMIPGMKALKKLMEKTDHVQITGPGTDLSFSIKGIPAIPCGGEYNIPDGEVFTAPVKDSVEGEITFNAPTVYQGSSFDNVRLVFNKGKIIEATSSDTAGLNRILDSDKGARYIGEFAIGFNPHVKEPMRDILFDEKIAGSFHFTPGQAYEQADNGNRSQVHWDLVNIQRPDWGGGEIRFDGKVIRKDGIFVPKSLNKLNPEYLLGKK; via the coding sequence ATGGATCCACGCATTAACCAGCTCGCTGAAGTCCTCACTGGATTCTCTACCTCCTTAAAGAAGGGCGAAAAAGTCCTGATTGAAACTTATGACGTGCCGGATGAGGTTTCACTGGCCATCGCACGTGCGGCCCGTGACCTGGGCGCAGATCCCTCTTTCATCATTCGCCGCAGCCGTGTGATGCGCGAGTTCATCATTGGTGGAAACCCCAAAGCTTTCAGGGCCGAGGCCGCCGTCGAGTTAAAGCGGATGCAAGGCGTCAATGCCTACATCGCAGTTCGTGGCAGCAATAATATCTTCGAGTCCTCCGATATTCCCAGTGACCAAATGGCAGCCTATCTCAAGGCGATGAAGCCAGTTCTTGATCATCGGGTTAACAAAACGCGGTGGGTCGTGCTCCGCTGGCCGACAGGCTCAATGGCCCAGCAGGCCATGATGAGCACCGAGGCTTTTGAAGACTTTTTCTTCCGTGTCTGCACTTTGGACTATGCCCGCATGATTCCAGGCATGAAAGCGCTGAAAAAGCTGATGGAGAAAACCGACCATGTCCAAATCACTGGCCCTGGCACCGACCTCTCTTTTTCAATTAAAGGCATTCCAGCAATCCCATGTGGCGGTGAATACAACATCCCAGATGGCGAAGTCTTCACGGCTCCAGTTAAAGACAGTGTCGAAGGTGAAATCACATTCAACGCTCCTACGGTCTATCAGGGCAGCTCTTTTGACAACGTCCGCCTGGTTTTCAACAAGGGCAAGATTATCGAAGCAACCTCAAGCGACACAGCTGGACTCAACCGGATTCTCGATTCGGACAAAGGTGCACGTTACATTGGCGAATTTGCGATTGGCTTCAATCCTCATGTAAAAGAGCCCATGCGTGACATTCTTTTCGATGAGAAAATCGCTGGTTCATTCCATTTCACTCCTGGGCAGGCATATGAACAGGCCGACAATGGCAACCGCTCGCAAGTCCACTGGGATCTGGTCAATATCCAGCGTCCAGATTGGGGAGGCGGAGAGATTCGCTTCGATGGAAAAGTGATACGGAAAGACGGAATTTTCGTTCCCAAATCACTAAACAAGCTGAATCCCGAATATCTGCTAGGAAAGAAGTAG